Below is a window of Virgibacillus sp. NKC19-3 DNA.
TGGAGAGACTATTCCTCTTGAATCCGAGCTAATCCAATAATATGATGTATACCAACTAGCCCTACACCCATCACTGCAAATAATTTGGTGGTGAATTTTTATGTTGCTTCCGTTTAACTTCAGCAAATAAATCCTCTTGCTGATCTGGAGGAAGAGGTTGATTGTTCGCTTGATTATTGGTATTTATCATTCCTAAATGCTGCATGATTTGGTCTAGGGTTTGCTGTATCGTTTCCAGCTGTTGCAAATCTTTTTTCGTTGCGGCCTGTGCCTCTGGCTTTAACGCATATCCTATTTGACCATTTGGCTCGAGTGTCGCCCATTGCACGTCACTTATCCGCGCTATATTTTCCTGGCGTAAATTCATCTCTAGCTGGTCTACTGTTAACCGCAGCTTCCTTAAGTTTTTCTCATGCAATGTCCCATTTTCGATTAACACTTTTGATTTACCGGTGATTATGTTTTCGAAAAAGTCCCATTTGATTTGCAAGAACTCCATGACAATCAATGTCAGCACGAGAATAGCACCTACTCCGAGCGTTACCCAAATGTTTTCCCCGGCAACTGGTTGAATTAATAGAGAGCCAATCCCAACCATGATCGCCGTTTGTGCAAGCGTCATTTGTGAAATTGATTTTCTTCCGGCAAATCGCAAAAGAAGTGTTCCACCGAGGATAATGATGACAGCTTTCCAAATCCAAGCAAATTCCATAACGATACGAGCTCCTTTTTTAAGGTTGATATATATAGTTTGACTTATAGACTTGGTATTATGCGCCTGCCAGCAAAAACAAAAAGACACCCACCTTCACAGGAAGGGAGTGCCTAAGGAAGTTTATTTCATTTTCACATCTGTTTGAGCAAGCTGGTCCAATACAACGCCTGCTCCATAATCCATACCCTGGCAGCCAGCTAATAGAACAAGATCGTCTTCGCCAGCTTTCGTTAGCGATTCTGTGATCGCATCCGGAAGTTCATCATACAGATGAACCTTTATATTTGCTTCTTCCATCACATGCATAAATGCATCTAGTTCCTCATCTGTGACTTTATCTTTTTCCGTTGTATGAGCCACACTCTTGGTTGCCGTTACTTCATTAATGCCAAGCTCCCCGGCCCAATCAGCGAGAACTTCCGCGTTGTCTCTATTAATTTTTGCTCCGCGCCCGCCTCGGATCGCATAGACGACATGCAGATTATGGTAATCCATGAAATGGATGGTTTGCAACGTTACTTTGATATTTCCCGGATTGGCAAAGTGGTCGTCCACAACTTTGAATTTGTCTTCATAAATAAATTCAAATCTTCGAGGGACGCCGGTAAATTCTTTTAGTGATTGTTGAATCGTCGAAATAGGCACGCCATTGAGCAATCCAATGATAATCGCAGTCATGGAATTATACACGGAATGCAGTCCCGGTACAGCAAGCTCTACATTAAATTGACTAGGCTTGTACGTGATATCATCCACTGTAAAAGGTTGTAAAATCGCAAAGGTAAACTTTGCTCGACCTGTAGATAGATCCAAATCCTTACATTGCACGATACCCTTGTTACTGTTAACTCCAAATGCGATAACAGTCGCATCTGTCTGATCAACAAGGGATGCCGAATACGTGTCATCGAGGTTAAGCACAGCAAAACTATGGGCAGATGCATCGCGAATCAGACTTGATTTCACTTCAAAATATCTTTCAAAAGAACCATGCGTATCCACATGCTCCTGGCTGATGTTATGAAGGGACACAATATCATAATCGACTGCCTCCACACGGTACATTTCAAGCGCTGCAGAGGAAACTTCCATGCTCACATGAGAAACGTCATTACGAACCATTTCATTTAAAAAATACTGCAAGTCCAATGACTCCGGCGTTGTAAGTTCTGAAGGAATGGAAGATTCCCCATTTTTAACATTGACCGTTCCAATTAATCCGGTTTTAAAAGCATGATTTTCCAAAATAGCATTTGCCATATACGAGGTTGTTGTTTTCCCATTCGTTGCCGTAATACCGATCATTTTCAATTTTTCGGAAGGATGATGATAATAAGCTGCTCCTATTTGCGCTAATGCTACGCGACTATTTTCAACAAGAACTTGGGGAATTTCCACATCTTCCTGTATTTCTTCTACGACAGCCACTTTTGCTCCTCGTTTTGCGGCATCAGCAAGATATTTATGCCCATCCGTTTTATAGCCTCTGATGCAAACAAAAAGATGGCCTTCTGCGACTTTTTGCGAATGATAGGAAACACCGGAAATATCCATATCCGCTAACGTTGGGTTGTTTTCTATCCTTATTGCGTTCATCAAATGATTCAATTTCATATTGGTTACCTCCACTAAACCTTGTTCGCCTTGCTTTCCTCTATATGTACATAAACAAATCGTTTTTGAATATCTTTAATCCATTAAGTATAGCATATTTTTTAGGTAGTTAACAGAAAAACCTCATCTGCATGAAAGCAACATGCACAACACGAGTATGCCTTCTCGCATCAGTTCGACATTCCCCTTCAGGCTAATGGAAAGCTGCATTTATTGATTAAAATCATACTCTAAATAAAACAGCAAATGAGCTGTCTCAAATTCATGGCATACATTTTGCGACAGCTCATTTCCCTTTTCTTTTTAATGTTCTATCCAGCATTGCGGGCTCAACAGCAACAACCTATTCAAACGTGCTTGTCGCTTTATCCCTGCAAAAGGAGACAAGTTGATTGCCTACTTCTGCCTGAGGCACCGTAGAATCAAAGTCATCCTCGGATGTTAATGCATTTGCCATTCGCAATCCGACTACGCCCCCGGGCATCAGCGTAACAATATTACCACCATATCCCTTCATATTCGGCAGATAAAGTTCATCTCCTTCTGACGAGCGATAAGACTCAATGTGCCAATTCATCGCATAGTATTGAGGTCCAAACGCATTCTTATCTCCCTTTGGAATGGCTAAAGTAGGGAGATCTTGTTTGGGTAATATACTTTCCACCAACTCGCGATGTAGTATCTGGTTACCATTCCAGTAACCGCGCTTTTCATAGAGCAAAGCGATTTTAGTTAAGTCATCTAATGTGGCGTGGTAACCGAAATCCATTCTGGGATGACCGGATGAGCCATCACCCTCAATGCTGTGATTTACTGGTGCATAGTAGATACCAATGGGTTCGTACACTTCTTGCTTAAGCAATTGATCCAACGTAGCCCCTTCCCCCTCCTTATGCTGGAGATACGCTTCCAGAGCAACACCAAGAAGGAAGGCATCTTGATCACGATAGTTATACTTCGTCCCGGGCTCCCAAACCCGAGGATAGTCTAATGCTTCCCTCATCTTTTCATCCTTCGATGGAGCTAAATACCACCGGTGATAATCACACAAATAGCATGTTGGATCGTCAGTAGTGGCACCGCGTCCCGAAGCCATATTAGCCATATCCAAGTAAGTGACATCATTCCATGCTTTTTGGGATGCTGGTATTTGGATATAAGTGGCAATTTTTTCATCAAGCAGACTACATCCATACTTCTGAGCTAAGCGTAACATGGCAACGTTCATCATCGCTGTTTTTGTCACAGACCAAACACCATAACGAATGTCATCACCATATGGAAATGGGCCAGCAGCGAAATAACATGGCGATCGATATAGCACGCCCTCATAGAAGAGGCCGGTTTGGAGGACGTGTTTTTCCTCTTCGGCGTTTCTCGCCCCATGAAATGCCGCTAGATGACGGCCCCCAACCTTTTGTTTTAATGCATCGAATGGGGCGGTTGGAAAGCGACTTTCGAGATGTCGTCGATAAACATTTTTATGCTCCTCTACGTTATCTATTCCACCAGGCTCATAGGTTGCCTTCATAACTCCCCAGGCATTGAAATAACTCGATACGTCGAAGGGACCTGTCTGGGCAACGATCTGAAATCGAACATGGGAAACATTCGCTTCTTTATAAAGAAACATGGCGATTCCTATATGGGTCTCTCCTTCTAAGCGATTAACGAGCGAAAACGGAAATGAAGCACGGTTCCAACCGTTATCTTGGTCAACCTCTCTCCAAACGCGCCCCGGTTGGACAATGATATCCCAGTAGCTTCTTGTGTGCTCCAACGTACCATTGGGGATGACATCTTGTGTCACGGGAACGAGATACTTATCATCCACCGTCATAAATGCGAGAGATACGTCCGGGAAAAACGTAATATCTTTGCCATGTACGTTTTTCGTACTGAACTTCGGGCTCATTCCCATTTGTGTACCTTCAAGCTTTAACGTACCCTCAAATTCCATCGAAGGCTCTTGCGCGTTATCGGGGGCGGCGAATTGATCATTCTTCGTTAATCCCTTAACTTCCGTCCCCTCGATGAGTTCATTCCAGGTAATTGGATCATTCGCTATTTTCATCATTGCATGGTCCTCTCTTATCTATATCTAATCGTAAATGCTCACTTGTCCGTCGTGTCATGATTGAATGGTGCATCGGATGAAACAACAGGAGCCTATTTTTTAATTTCCATTTTTCATGTCATCAATCTTATCTTGATTGTTATCAATCCATTCCTCTGTTACTTTATCAGGATCCTCTCCACTATCAATTTCGGCTATCATTTGTTCCATATCTTCCATAGATATGCTCCAGTTGCTTAAAAACTGAAATGCTTCAGGTGCTTTCTCTTCTAATTCTTTATTCGCAATAACATGAATCTCACTCGAATCAAACAACCCTTCCTGTTCGGTTGCTTCTTCATTCGTTAGTATTTTTAAATCGAATTTATCAAACATCGAATGCGGACGCCATCCATAAAATAAAACAGGATTCCCCTCATCCATTTCTCCTTCTGCAGCGGCAAGCATAGCTGCTTCTGATGAATTGATCATTTCAATATCCAGGTCATAAAAATCGATAACTTTTTCCATATCCTGCATTGCTGGGTCGCCTTCGCCAATGGCCATCATTTCATTATTGACTATATCCTCATTCCCTTTTAAATCTTCAACGTCATTGATATCCTCCATATACGCAGGAACCACCATTCCGGAATTAGCATCATCATAACTGACAGAGATACTTTCAATGGAATCAGAATACCTTTCAATATATTGTCTTTGTGCTGGAAACCACGAATCCATAAATATATCAACATCGCCTTCTGACATGCCGGTATATACACTACCAGTATCGGCATCGATTTCTTCTATGTCATAACCCATGTCTTCTAAAATTTTGCCAGCTATTTTCGTTGGTGGAACGGTACTTGTCCAGTCCGTGACGCCAAACGTTAACGTGTTCTCATCACCTTCATCAGAATCACCACTTGATGAGCAGCCGTATATGACTGTTGATACTAAAATTGCTAGTAGAATAAATCGTATTTTCTTCATTTTACACCTCTCCTAAACATATTAAATATCGCTCATTGTAAGCTCTTATATTACTGTTATGACATGGTTCAAGAACATTTTATAACCGCTTTTCACCCCTCGCTTATTACCAGCTGGTTTACTATATTTATCGTTCTTCGTCATATGTTTAAACTCCAGCAAGGTAAAAACACCTCCGTATTGTCTTTTCTTCATTGACGCTTTGTTTAGTATAGAAAAATACCTCTCATATGAAAAGAAGCATTTAAGCCTGTAAACTTTTAAAAATCTATACAATTTATATTGTATAAACTTTAAAAACTATTTTCTTAGATTTCCTTTGATTTCCTCATTCTTAGAAATGCCTTAGATTTTTTCTTTTCTTTTGGATGTATGTTAATGTAACAGAGAAAGTGAAGGGGGGATTTTGTGACAAACACGCGGGAAAATGTTCTGGATCAACTCAAAGAAGCCGAAGATCAAATATCGGATCGAATTGCAGACAATATGAGCACATTTGGTGTTTCTTCGACAATTGGAAGATTGCTTGGCATTATTTATTTAAATCGGGAACCAATGACACTGGATGAGCTTGCAGTCAAAACAGGCATGAGTAAAACAAGAATGAGTCAAGTCATGCGTCAAATGATGGCACTGAACATTGCTGATAAAAAGTTTGTGAAAGGAAGCCGTAAGGAGCATTACACGGTAGAAGATAATTATGTGCAAACATTCATATCATTATTTACGACGAATTGGAAAGATGTAGTGAGTAAAAATTCCTTACTAGCTAAACGCCTTCAAGACAAAATTGCACACATTGAACAACAGAATGATGGAACTTCTGATAAGCAAGTAGAAAAGAAAATAAGTGAGTTAAAGCAAGAATTGGATGATTGGGTGGCATATTATGATTGGATCGACCGACTTGTAGACTTTTTTGAAAGTGGAAAAGTTTTCGATGTTGTTCCTGTAACGCAAGAAAATACTACTTCTGATGATCAGGGAGATGCCAAACATAAGTAGTGAAGGATAGGTATGATCCTATTGCTTGTTACTTACAAACACAGTAGGATTAACGTTTTAGAAAAGCACTAACCCGCCTTTCAAAAAGACAAGAAACCAGACGATGTTCCTAATTATGAATGTGCATCGCATCAACACAATAGGCTGGTTAGCTCAAGACATATATTGGTGATGTAAAATCGGTAAAAAAAAGCTGGTTCAAAAGGCTTAAAACCTCTCAAACCAGCTTTCCTACTTATTCATATTCGAGAAGAAGTCACCCAAAGGATCGTCATCTTCTTCATCATCTGCTTCCTCTTCTTGTTGTGCGTGGAGGTCGTTCTGCAATGCACCCAGATCCACATCATCCAATGAAACATCTGAATTCGACGCTGTCTCCTTCTTGTCTCCTTCATCGGCTGCAGCACTTTCCTGCAAATACAACGCCTCATCGATATTACTTGTGTTACTATTTAATGAGGCCAGCAGCGTCGTCGCACGCATGGGATCATTTAATAATTGATAGAGAATCGTTCCAATGAGCGCCTCCGAGTGCTCATGTTTTAACCAGCTTTTCTGCTCCTTTGTAAGCTGTTTCGGCATGGGAATCGTGATCGTTTCCCGTTCTTTCGAATAGGTTTCGTTCACACCCTTTAAGACATACTGAGCAATTTTGCTGGAAAAGTTTCGTCGCTCTGTTTCTTTTAACTTCTGCAATTGTTTTAAAAGGTAATCCGGCGTATCAGAGGGGACACGAAATGTAATAGACTGTCCCCGTTCTATACTATTCTTAGACATCCTCTCACCCTATTTAGCTTCCGTCGTTGCTTGCTCTTCCTTCACGTTTTCCTTATTGTCATCTTTACTTGATTTTCGGACAAAATCTGTAATTAACTTATAATACGCATTTGCCATCATCCAGATACTTTCATTTTCATCTTCAAAGAATTCAATATTAAAACCATCCATCTTATTGTTTAGCGCTTTGATATAATCCTTCAATACGGTAGATCCCCCACCGACAAAATAGCAAATCTCCGATTGTGAATTTTTCTGCCAAACATTTCTCAAGAAGCGATATTCCTTTTTCGCAAGTTCCAATAAAATATGATCAGTGATGTCATGGACATTCGTTCTGCTTCCTTTTACCATGATATGATTTCGATCATTTTTCCGGGTGATGATGTCAACAACGTCCCGGCGACTGTCCAATTCCACACCGTGTTTGGAGCGAATTTCTTCCCGGATATCCTCCAGAGACTCAGAAACTCCCAGGTTAAACCCTTGTGCCTTATCATCATCCACATTACGATTTCGAATGACTGCAATATCTGTTGACAAGCCACCAATATCCTGGATTAAAATTTGCTTATCAATCAGATCCTTATTTATCACTTTCAGGTCATTATCCATAATTAAGTTCACGTAAGCCGCAAAGCCTTCCGGGTAAACCTTGACTTCATCAAATTTAATATTTACCTTCTTGCCTTGATATTTTGGTGTTACTAAAAATTCTACTTGATGTACAGAACCCAACAACTGAGAACGATACCCTACATCTTTTCCTTCCTTCACTTCACGTAAAGGTAGTCCGGTTCCAAGTGTATAATTCGCATCAATGATGTCTTTTTTTGTTGACTTAAATGCGTCACTTGTAACAGCATCTAGTGCAATCGATGCGAAAAGCATGACCAGGGTCTGATCCTCTTCCGATTTACTACCACCGGGATCAAGCTCAGTTGAATTACTGCTCTTGGTTGCTAAATTACCTACACGATAAACTGCATTATTTTCCTCCAGTGCTGGGGAGTGCACTCGAATATGGATATTATCCAGCACATCTTTCTCATCTAAATCCTCTATTCCAATTACCGGACGATCCTCCAAATCTGGTGCGATAACGTTAGGTATGTACACTGTATTTTCCATTTTGCCAAAGTTTGCCTTTAGCGCATCATTTCCAACATCTACTGCTGCAGTTCTTGGTTTTGTCATTGTAACATTACTCCTCTCGAAAAATAGTACTATTACTAGGTTAATAGTTTTTCATAAAATAATCAATAAAACTTTTTCTGCATTCATTTTTGTTTACATGATTACAATTTGCAAACACCTTTAAAACAGCATGTACACATATTTGAACACAAGAAAACTTTTTTGTATTCTTTTGTAAACATTTTGCATACATGTTTACATTTATGTTTGCAAGCATAAAATTGCCATTATTAACCATATAAAAAAGAGACAAGAGTATCCACTCTTATCTCCATTCCCCATTTTCAAATAACTTCTCGTTCCCAATGTCTGTGTTGGGCAATTGCCTCGGAAAACATAGTCACGAATTTCTGATGATTATCATTCATCACAATACCGGCGCTTTTTTGCATATTATTTTCCTTCAGCCATTTCTCCCCATCATGTGTGGCGCCAATTGGTTTATAATGCTTGAAAGCTTCATTCAAAAATTCAGTCGTATCGTTATGAAATACACTACTTTCGCCACTTCCTCCGACAATATAGAGGGCATCATACAATACCGCGTGCGTCGTTATAAACGTGTAATCGACCTTCAAATCCTCCCCATTATCCCCTGTTACAACACCGAGTTTTTCACTTACAACCTCATACACAATGCCTTTTGCCTGCAATCCGTGCAGAATATCCTTCACTTCCTTGCAACTAAAACCATGATTTAATATAACCCCCACTTTACGGGTTGCCGGTATTTTTGTTGTATTGGCCTGACTAAGAGCTGGTGATGACTTGGTCACATTGGATCCACCCTTACTTGGCGGCGTTGCTCCAATATTTTTTGCAAATGCAGTAGCTAATTCTAAATCTACATTGCTAAACATTTCCACGACCTGCTGCCTAATATTCATGCTTTTCACCTTACCAACTTCAAAGCTAAAGGCATTAATAATATGCTGCTTTTCCGTCTCACTCATGCTATTCCAAAATAGCTTCGCTTGAGAAAAATGATCCTTAAAACTGGAACTGCGTGCTTGAACCTTTTTGCCCTCCAGTTTTTCCTGGTAATGAACAAATCCGCCCTCGGCTGCAGTTGATGTGGCTGGTGTATTATTGGCAAGTGAATTATTATGATAAGCAACATTCCCCCTGTTAATCGTCTGCCTACCATAGCCATCACGCTGATTATTATGGAACGGACAGATCGGTCGGTTCGTCGGTAATTCATGAAAATTCGGTCCACCCAATCGAATTAGTTGGGTATCCGTATAGGAAAATAGACGCCCCTGCAGCAAAGGATCGTTGGTAAAATCAATGCCCGGAACAACATTTCCCGGGTGAAACGCTACCTGTTCCGTTTCCGTAAAGAAATTATCCGTATTTCGATTCAAGGTAAGCTTACCGACAATTTTCAGAGGGACATCTTCCTCTGGCCAAAGTTTCGTAGCATCCAGTATATCGAAGTCAAAAGCAAATTCATCCTTTTCATCAATGATTTGCACCCCGAGTTCATATTCCGGAAAGTCACCTCGCTCTATCGCATCATACAAATCGCGTCGATTAAAGTCCGGATCTTTGCCAGCCACCTTCTGCGCCTCATCCCAGACAAATGAATGAACACCAAGCACTGGAAGCCAATGGAATTTGACAAAATGCGCTTTTCCTTTCTCATTTACAAAACGAAATGTATTAATGCCAAATCCTTGCATCATCCGAAAACTGCGCGGTATAGCTCGATCGGACATAAGCCACATGATCTGGTGGGCTGATTCCTGATTGTTGGCAACCCAATCCCACAGCGTATCATGTGCTGCTGTTGCCTGTGGAATTTCATTATGGGGTTCTGGTTTAATCGCATGAACAACATCCGGGAATTTCATGGCATCCTGAATGAAAAAAACAGGCATATTGTTGGCAACTAAATCGTAATTTCCTTCTTCTGTGTAAAACTTTGTCGCAAATCCGCGTACGTCCCTAACAATGTCCGAAGACCCCTTGGAGCCTACCACGGTAGAAAAACGGGTGAACACAGGGGTTTTTGTCCCTGGTGTTTGCAAAAAGTTAGCTTTCGTATAGGGCTTCATGGATTCGTAAAGCTCAAACTCTCCATGTGCCGCAAAACCGCGCGCATGCACAACCCGCTCAGGTATACGTTCATGATCAAAATGCGTCATTTTTTCACGAAAATGAAAATCCTCCATCAGGCTCGGGCCGCGTTCACCGGCAGTCAAGGAAAACTCATCCTCCGAAATCTTAAGCCCCTGATCCATTGTCATTTTTTTATTCAAATCATCAACCTTATACTGTTCCAATTGTGCTTGTTTCTTGTTTTCGCTTCCTTTGTTCGTATCACTCATAAGTGTTCCCCTTTCCATTGGTAAAAGCTACATTTCTTAGCCTTTCCCAAAGGGGGGTTCTTATAAGATGTCATTCCCTTTTTTTATACATTATTTCCCTTCGGATCATCTTTCTACATTAATGCTCCATCTCCACTTCCTTATTCCGTGCCATATACCATTTATAAAATGCACTGGCCCATCCCACTGGTACATCCTTCATTTCTGTGTGCTCAACGGGCTTAGCGCGATTAACCGTAACTAGAGAGGCTAAGCCTAATTTCTTCTGCAGGATATTTCGTGTTGCTTGAACCTCTATGATCTTGTTCCGTTTGGAAAGAAATAACGATGTCGTAAATCCACCGGTTTTGAATTGGACAAATTGATCATTCAATACATAACGCGAATGAACGTAATTTAATATTCGAGAGACCATAATCAGAACTAGAAGGATAATGGAAATGATCCACCACGACTGCTCCACTCCAAAAAAGTCTGCCTTCGTAAAATATAGAACAGCTGTTACAATGATCCAGAACCAACTTGGCATAAGCATGCGTAACCAGAACGTCCTTCTAGGCAGGCGTTCCATCGTTTGGCACACCTGATACGCCGGTAATAACTCCGTAATCATGGCATACGCACGTTTGACAGGCAGAAAGGGATATAGCGTATTGATTTCTAAGTCATCTTCGCCCATTCCACCAGCACTGGTCAACTTTACCTCTGCCAGCCCGAGCATCCGCTTCATGAATGATTGCTCCACACTCACTGCCTGAACATTGTCTTTGGTAATCGAAAAATAGCTCTCTTCCAACATACCTTTTGTGATATAAATTTTCTCGCTATCCGAAGCAATCTCATACTTGCCGTATCTCAACATCGTCCAAATAACTCCTGCACCAATAGCAAGAAGTACTACGACAAGCAGGAAAAGGCTAATCATCCACCAAGAACCTAATATCGAGGAAAAGAACCCTTCTACTTCCCCATCCACACGAAACATTTGCTCTGTTTGAGAAATAAAGGATCCTGCGATTGGAATAACAGCGATAAAACTAAACGATGTAAAAGAAGCTTTAAGCGTATCCCTTTTCGTTGGTGTGAAATGGACAGTAACACCTGCTTCGCGTTGCTGTTCGGGATTGGCCTCTACGCTATCTGATAACACTATCCCAGCGCTATCATTCCCTTCCTCCCCCTGTACTTTTCCTTGAATTCGCTCCTCGATCTGCGTTGCTTCCTTAGGTGTAAGCACGTCGAAGTTCACCGTACCACCATCACCCTGAATACTCGTTTCAACAGTAAGGGAGGTCATATTGAATAATCGATGAAACACCTTCGTTTTCCGCTTCACATGTTGAATTTTCGTATAAGGAATGGTCTGCTTTGTCGTCGTAAAAAACTTCCGCTGCAATTGAAGCGATGTCTCATCAAATATATACGTACGCGTCAACCATTTAATCGGTATGTACAGAAGCACAAGTCCAAAAATAACAATAAATGCCATTCGTCCGTACGTAATCAGCCAAAAATCCGAATCTCCCTGAATCACAAATAGGAGAATGATAAAGAAAAAGGAATTCTTGATTAATTCCCAAATGTCATACAGAATCGTAAGCGGATGATGCCGCTTTTCTTCGATCATTCGTCTGCCTCCTTCACCTTCGCATAGCGGGCAATTTGACCCCTTAGTTCCATGGCAATTGGCTTGGGCAATGCCGGAATCACATGCTCACTCCCCATCGTGTTCACGGTAATGGCGTATAGGTTGTACCTGCGCAA
It encodes the following:
- a CDS encoding catalase, translated to MSDTNKGSENKKQAQLEQYKVDDLNKKMTMDQGLKISEDEFSLTAGERGPSLMEDFHFREKMTHFDHERIPERVVHARGFAAHGEFELYESMKPYTKANFLQTPGTKTPVFTRFSTVVGSKGSSDIVRDVRGFATKFYTEEGNYDLVANNMPVFFIQDAMKFPDVVHAIKPEPHNEIPQATAAHDTLWDWVANNQESAHQIMWLMSDRAIPRSFRMMQGFGINTFRFVNEKGKAHFVKFHWLPVLGVHSFVWDEAQKVAGKDPDFNRRDLYDAIERGDFPEYELGVQIIDEKDEFAFDFDILDATKLWPEEDVPLKIVGKLTLNRNTDNFFTETEQVAFHPGNVVPGIDFTNDPLLQGRLFSYTDTQLIRLGGPNFHELPTNRPICPFHNNQRDGYGRQTINRGNVAYHNNSLANNTPATSTAAEGGFVHYQEKLEGKKVQARSSSFKDHFSQAKLFWNSMSETEKQHIINAFSFEVGKVKSMNIRQQVVEMFSNVDLELATAFAKNIGATPPSKGGSNVTKSSPALSQANTTKIPATRKVGVILNHGFSCKEVKDILHGLQAKGIVYEVVSEKLGVVTGDNGEDLKVDYTFITTHAVLYDALYIVGGSGESSVFHNDTTEFLNEAFKHYKPIGATHDGEKWLKENNMQKSAGIVMNDNHQKFVTMFSEAIAQHRHWEREVI
- a CDS encoding serine hydrolase domain-containing protein, which produces MMKIANDPITWNELIEGTEVKGLTKNDQFAAPDNAQEPSMEFEGTLKLEGTQMGMSPKFSTKNVHGKDITFFPDVSLAFMTVDDKYLVPVTQDVIPNGTLEHTRSYWDIIVQPGRVWREVDQDNGWNRASFPFSLVNRLEGETHIGIAMFLYKEANVSHVRFQIVAQTGPFDVSSYFNAWGVMKATYEPGGIDNVEEHKNVYRRHLESRFPTAPFDALKQKVGGRHLAAFHGARNAEEEKHVLQTGLFYEGVLYRSPCYFAAGPFPYGDDIRYGVWSVTKTAMMNVAMLRLAQKYGCSLLDEKIATYIQIPASQKAWNDVTYLDMANMASGRGATTDDPTCYLCDYHRWYLAPSKDEKMREALDYPRVWEPGTKYNYRDQDAFLLGVALEAYLQHKEGEGATLDQLLKQEVYEPIGIYYAPVNHSIEGDGSSGHPRMDFGYHATLDDLTKIALLYEKRGYWNGNQILHRELVESILPKQDLPTLAIPKGDKNAFGPQYYAMNWHIESYRSSEGDELYLPNMKGYGGNIVTLMPGGVVGLRMANALTSEDDFDSTVPQAEVGNQLVSFCRDKATSTFE
- a CDS encoding GbsR/MarR family transcriptional regulator, with translation MTNTRENVLDQLKEAEDQISDRIADNMSTFGVSSTIGRLLGIIYLNREPMTLDELAVKTGMSKTRMSQVMRQMMALNIADKKFVKGSRKEHYTVEDNYVQTFISLFTTNWKDVVSKNSLLAKRLQDKIAHIEQQNDGTSDKQVEKKISELKQELDDWVAYYDWIDRLVDFFESGKVFDVVPVTQENTTSDDQGDAKHK
- a CDS encoding DUF421 domain-containing protein produces the protein MEFAWIWKAVIIILGGTLLLRFAGRKSISQMTLAQTAIMVGIGSLLIQPVAGENIWVTLGVGAILVLTLIVMEFLQIKWDFFENIITGKSKVLIENGTLHEKNLRKLRLTVDQLEMNLRQENIARISDVQWATLEPNGQIGYALKPEAQAATKKDLQQLETIQQTLDQIMQHLGMINTNNQANNQPLPPDQQEDLFAEVKRKQHKNSPPNYLQ
- a CDS encoding ParM/StbA family protein, with the protein product MTKPRTAAVDVGNDALKANFGKMENTVYIPNVIAPDLEDRPVIGIEDLDEKDVLDNIHIRVHSPALEENNAVYRVGNLATKSSNSTELDPGGSKSEEDQTLVMLFASIALDAVTSDAFKSTKKDIIDANYTLGTGLPLREVKEGKDVGYRSQLLGSVHQVEFLVTPKYQGKKVNIKFDEVKVYPEGFAAYVNLIMDNDLKVINKDLIDKQILIQDIGGLSTDIAVIRNRNVDDDKAQGFNLGVSESLEDIREEIRSKHGVELDSRRDVVDIITRKNDRNHIMVKGSRTNVHDITDHILLELAKKEYRFLRNVWQKNSQSEICYFVGGGSTVLKDYIKALNNKMDGFNIEFFEDENESIWMMANAYYKLITDFVRKSSKDDNKENVKEEQATTEAK
- a CDS encoding Mur ligase family protein; the encoded protein is MKLNHLMNAIRIENNPTLADMDISGVSYHSQKVAEGHLFVCIRGYKTDGHKYLADAAKRGAKVAVVEEIQEDVEIPQVLVENSRVALAQIGAAYYHHPSEKLKMIGITATNGKTTTSYMANAILENHAFKTGLIGTVNVKNGESSIPSELTTPESLDLQYFLNEMVRNDVSHVSMEVSSAALEMYRVEAVDYDIVSLHNISQEHVDTHGSFERYFEVKSSLIRDASAHSFAVLNLDDTYSASLVDQTDATVIAFGVNSNKGIVQCKDLDLSTGRAKFTFAILQPFTVDDITYKPSQFNVELAVPGLHSVYNSMTAIIIGLLNGVPISTIQQSLKEFTGVPRRFEFIYEDKFKVVDDHFANPGNIKVTLQTIHFMDYHNLHVVYAIRGGRGAKINRDNAEVLADWAGELGINEVTATKSVAHTTEKDKVTDEELDAFMHVMEEANIKVHLYDELPDAITESLTKAGEDDLVLLAGCQGMDYGAGVVLDQLAQTDVKMK
- a CDS encoding glycine betaine ABC transporter substrate-binding protein, which codes for MKKIRFILLAILVSTVIYGCSSSGDSDEGDENTLTFGVTDWTSTVPPTKIAGKILEDMGYDIEEIDADTGSVYTGMSEGDVDIFMDSWFPAQRQYIERYSDSIESISVSYDDANSGMVVPAYMEDINDVEDLKGNEDIVNNEMMAIGEGDPAMQDMEKVIDFYDLDIEMINSSEAAMLAAAEGEMDEGNPVLFYGWRPHSMFDKFDLKILTNEEATEQEGLFDSSEIHVIANKELEEKAPEAFQFLSNWSISMEDMEQMIAEIDSGEDPDKVTEEWIDNNQDKIDDMKNGN